A genomic window from Hyla sarda isolate aHylSar1 chromosome 10, aHylSar1.hap1, whole genome shotgun sequence includes:
- the SNRNP70 gene encoding U1 small nuclear ribonucleoprotein 70 kDa isoform X2 encodes MTQFLPPNLLALFAPRDPVPYLPPLEKLPHEKHHNQPYCGIAPYIREFEDPRDAPPPTRAETRDERMERKRREKIERRQQEVENELKVWDPHNDTNAQGDAFKTLFVARVNYDTTESKLRREFEVYGPIKRIHMVYNKQSGKPRGYAFIEYEHERDMHSAYKHADGKKIDGRRVLVDVERGRTVKGWRPRRLGGGLGGTRRGGADVNIRHSGRDDTSRYDERDRDRERERDRRERTSRDRDNKDRERRRSRSRERRRRTRSREKEERKRSREKSRDKDKDKDKDRDRKRRSRSRDRKRDRDRDREKKDERIEGDTQEAAEPATEDLQPGDEDLDGFEIKPEPEEKGRDRDRDRDREKDRDKDRDRDRDRRRSHRDRDRDKDRDRDRDRRRDRDRDRDREHKRDRDRGDRSEKREERVPDNGMIQEPVEETSQDMYLDQESMQSGDGYLSTENGYMMEPPME; translated from the exons ATGACGCAGTTTTTGCCCCCAAACTTGTTGGCTTTGTTTGCTCCAAGAGATCCAGTTCCATACTTGCCACCTTTGGAAAAACTGCCTCATGAAAAGCACCACAACCAACCATACTGTGGAATAGCTCCTTACATTAGAGAATTTGAG GACCCTAGAGATGCCCCACCACCAACAAGAGCAGAGACCCGTGATGAGCGGATGGAAAGAAAG AGAAGAGAGAAGATTGAGAGAAGACAACAAGAAGTGGAAAATGAGCTTAAAGTCT GGGATCCTCACAATGATACAAATGCTCAAGGGGATGCCTTCAAAACGCTGTTTGTTGCAAGAGTG AACTACGACACCACAGAATCTAAGCTGCGAAGAGAGTTTGAAGTATATGGACCTATCAAAAGG attcACATGGTTTATAACAAGCAGTCTGGAAAGCCTCGTGGATATGCCTTCATAGAATATGAGCATGAACGAGACATGCACT CGGCATACAAGCATGCAGATGGAAAGAAAATTGATGGAAGGCGAGTTTTGGTTGATGTTGAGAGAGGACGTACTGTGAAAGGCTGGCGCCCACGCAGACTTG GTGGTGGTCTTGGAGGAACCAGACGTGGGGGAGCAGATGTTAACATACGTCACTCTGGCAGAGATGATACATCTAGATATGATGAGAG GGATCGTGACAGAGAAAGGGAAAGAGACCGCCGAGAGAggaccagccgggatcgtgataATAAAGATCGTGAGAGGCGTCGGAGTCGTTCCAGAGAACGTCGGAGGAGGACCCGCAGCCGTGAAAAGGAAGAAAGGAAACGTAGCAGAGAAAAGAGTAGGGATAAGGATAAAGACAAAGACAAGGACAGAGACCGCAAGCGTAGGAGTCGTAGTAGGGACCGTAAGAGGGATAGAGACCGTGACAGAGAAAAGAAAGATGAGCGCATTGAAGGGGATACTCAAGAAGCTGCAGAGCCTGCTACTGAAGATTTGCAACCAGGTGATGAAGACTTGGATGGCTTTGAGATAAAGCCTGAGCCAGAAGAGAAAGGTAGGGATCGTGACAGAGACAGGGACAGAGAAAAGGACAGGGATAAAGATAGAGACCGGGATCGAGACAGGAGACGCAGCCATAGAGATCGAGATAGAGATAAGGACCGGGATAGAGACAGAGATCGCAGACGGGACAGGGATAGAGACAGGGACCGGGAACACAAACGGGATAGAGACCGGGGCGACCGCAGTGAGAAGAGGGAGGAGAGAGTTCCAGATAACGGAATGATTCAAGAACCAGTTGAGGAGACCAGCCAAGATATGTACTTAGACCAAGAGTCCATGCAGTCTGGAGATGGCTATTTATCCACAGAGAATGGCTATATGATGGAGCCTCCTATGGAGTGA
- the SNRNP70 gene encoding U1 small nuclear ribonucleoprotein 70 kDa isoform X1 has translation MTQFLPPNLLALFAPRDPVPYLPPLEKLPHEKHHNQPYCGIAPYIREFEDPRDAPPPTRAETRDERMERKRREKIERRQQEVENELKVWDPHNDTNAQGDAFKTLFVARVNYDTTESKLRREFEVYGPIKRIHMVYNKQSGKPRGYAFIEYEHERDMHSAYKHADGKKIDGRRVLVDVERGRTVKGWRPRRLGGGLGGTRRGGADVNIRHSGRDDTSRYDESFRKREEKKDDVADRHSGNLDRREVTSGPERDRDRERERDRRERTSRDRDNKDRERRRSRSRERRRRTRSREKEERKRSREKSRDKDKDKDKDRDRKRRSRSRDRKRDRDRDREKKDERIEGDTQEAAEPATEDLQPGDEDLDGFEIKPEPEEKGRDRDRDRDREKDRDKDRDRDRDRRRSHRDRDRDKDRDRDRDRRRDRDRDRDREHKRDRDRGDRSEKREERVPDNGMIQEPVEETSQDMYLDQESMQSGDGYLSTENGYMMEPPME, from the exons ATGACGCAGTTTTTGCCCCCAAACTTGTTGGCTTTGTTTGCTCCAAGAGATCCAGTTCCATACTTGCCACCTTTGGAAAAACTGCCTCATGAAAAGCACCACAACCAACCATACTGTGGAATAGCTCCTTACATTAGAGAATTTGAG GACCCTAGAGATGCCCCACCACCAACAAGAGCAGAGACCCGTGATGAGCGGATGGAAAGAAAG AGAAGAGAGAAGATTGAGAGAAGACAACAAGAAGTGGAAAATGAGCTTAAAGTCT GGGATCCTCACAATGATACAAATGCTCAAGGGGATGCCTTCAAAACGCTGTTTGTTGCAAGAGTG AACTACGACACCACAGAATCTAAGCTGCGAAGAGAGTTTGAAGTATATGGACCTATCAAAAGG attcACATGGTTTATAACAAGCAGTCTGGAAAGCCTCGTGGATATGCCTTCATAGAATATGAGCATGAACGAGACATGCACT CGGCATACAAGCATGCAGATGGAAAGAAAATTGATGGAAGGCGAGTTTTGGTTGATGTTGAGAGAGGACGTACTGTGAAAGGCTGGCGCCCACGCAGACTTG GTGGTGGTCTTGGAGGAACCAGACGTGGGGGAGCAGATGTTAACATACGTCACTCTGGCAGAGATGATACATCTAGATATGATGAGAG TTTTAGAAAGCGTGAGGAGAAAAAGGATGATGTAGCTGACAGACACTCTGGGAACCTGGATAGAAGGGAGGTGACATCTGGACCAGAGAG GGATCGTGACAGAGAAAGGGAAAGAGACCGCCGAGAGAggaccagccgggatcgtgataATAAAGATCGTGAGAGGCGTCGGAGTCGTTCCAGAGAACGTCGGAGGAGGACCCGCAGCCGTGAAAAGGAAGAAAGGAAACGTAGCAGAGAAAAGAGTAGGGATAAGGATAAAGACAAAGACAAGGACAGAGACCGCAAGCGTAGGAGTCGTAGTAGGGACCGTAAGAGGGATAGAGACCGTGACAGAGAAAAGAAAGATGAGCGCATTGAAGGGGATACTCAAGAAGCTGCAGAGCCTGCTACTGAAGATTTGCAACCAGGTGATGAAGACTTGGATGGCTTTGAGATAAAGCCTGAGCCAGAAGAGAAAGGTAGGGATCGTGACAGAGACAGGGACAGAGAAAAGGACAGGGATAAAGATAGAGACCGGGATCGAGACAGGAGACGCAGCCATAGAGATCGAGATAGAGATAAGGACCGGGATAGAGACAGAGATCGCAGACGGGACAGGGATAGAGACAGGGACCGGGAACACAAACGGGATAGAGACCGGGGCGACCGCAGTGAGAAGAGGGAGGAGAGAGTTCCAGATAACGGAATGATTCAAGAACCAGTTGAGGAGACCAGCCAAGATATGTACTTAGACCAAGAGTCCATGCAGTCTGGAGATGGCTATTTATCCACAGAGAATGGCTATATGATGGAGCCTCCTATGGAGTGA